The genomic window AAGCATAACAACATATAGTGCGTTCATATCCAGTCCCTCTGTGCGGGGGACACCATCTTTATCATGATGCCATTCCCAAGCCGCCTTCCCTACTGCTGTTTGAGCAAGCCCCTTGGGATTACCCAAAATACTCACAAATTGGCTTTGGAGGTCTGGACTGATATCAGGATCTAATGTTTTGGTTTTGGAATAGCCAAACATTAAGTCACCAAAGGTCTTTCTGGCAAATTCTTCCAACTGCTTTGCGGTGAGGTGTTGCTCTCTAACTACCACAACGCCGTGTTTCCAAAGGGATTCCTTTAATTCACGCGACTCTAGATTTGTGAGGTTGCTAAGATTGCAACCCCGGAGGACTTCAACTCCGAGTCTTTGTTGGTGTTTAGTTATTGGAGTCATTGCTATGCAACTATTTCTGGGGAAACTATGTAGTCAATTAGTTAGGAAATTTGTGTAGTGGTATTTTACCTCAGAAAGTTGGCAAGTAAAAAAATGTTGTACTAAGAACCTATCCCACTAATAATATTTGTGCTAAAAAGCTTAAGCTTTTTGAGAACAGAAAATGAAAAATTAAGGTTTTCAAGCACATTTTACGAAAAGAAGTTGGTTTTTTTTGAATAGTGGGATAGGTTCAAGGATACTTAGACACGTTCGCGGAGCGTCTCACGCCACTTGCTCTACTTGGGGAAACCCCTTGGCGCTAGCCTCTCCCTTTGGGAGAAGACCGCAGTGGCTCCCTTTCTCACATTGCCAGAGGCTAGCGCCTTGCCGTAGAATACCTGTTCGCCGCAAGGCGTCCCGTTAGGGAAGGGCTGTAGGGAGAAGAGAAGGCTTTACGCTGCGCTATCTGTTGTAGCAACTGGCGTTGTATTAGACGAAAGTATGGCAACGTCCGAAGGCTTTGGTGCATTACGGACTCCGTTCTAACGCACCCTACATATAGTTAAATTTTTTCACACAATCAAATCGGATTGCTATAGTTTCAGGGCAATTGCTCTCTATGTATTTTTCGGAAATAGTAGTGGCGTAATTGTGAAATCTAGTTTTCTAAATCTGGTAATTAAGTTTACGGAAACTGGAAATGACAACCTCAGTGCTTTAACTTATTGTATTGATTAAGCGAAGGGTTGAGACACCAAAAAAAAGGCACTCAACTAAATAGCTGAAAATCAATTCAACTGAAAATTAAAGGTTGGTAATTATGTTTCACAATTTGTTTATCGATGTAACCGAAGAGCAACAAGAAAGCGTAGCTGGTGGTGCAGCAGTTTTCGAGGACACCTATTATTCTCTCTTGAAATTAAAAACTGCAACCATCTCGCCAGTATATAGTAAGTCTGGTCCTGGCGGCAGCAGTGTATCAGGTGGTGGCGTGCAAACATTAAGCCTAAGCTTGATTAAATCAGGTACTTCGTTTAAGGCATTGGTTGACTAGTTTCTGCAATAGATTGCGACGAGTATCATCGTCTCTCAACGCGTTCCGAAGGGGAGTAATCAGCGCTCCCCTATCTTTTCCTAGCTTCTTAGTTAACTGATGTTTTAATTCAGGATCTCAGTTTTCGAGATTATTCAACTCAAATAAAATTAAGGGAGTTTTCAACTATGTCACACGAACTATTTACCGATTTATCTACTGAACAACAAGAAAGCGTAGCTGGTGGTGCAGCAGTTTTCGAGGACACCTTTTATTCTCTTTTGAAATTAAAAACTGCAACCATCTCGCCAGTATATAGTATGTCTGGTCCTGGCGGCAGCAGTGTATCAGGTGGTGGCGTGCAAACATTAAGCCTAAACTTGATTAAATCAGGTACTTCGTTTAAGGCATTGGTTGACTAGTTTCTGCAATAGATTGCGACGAGTATCATCGTCTCTCAACGCGTTCCGAAGGGGAGTAATCAGCGCTCCCCTATCTTTCCCTAGTTTCTTAGTTAACTGATGTTTTAATTCAGGATCTCAGTTTTCGAGATTATTCAACTCAAATAAAATCAAGGGAGTTTTCAACTATGTCACACGAACTATTTACCGATTTATCTACTGAACAACAAGAAAGCGTAGCTGGTGGTGCAGCAGTTTTCGAGGACACCTTTTATTCTCTTTTGAAATTAAAAACTGCAACCATCTCGCCAGTATATAGTATGTCTGGTCCTGGCGGCAGCAGTGTATCAGGTGGTGGCGTGCAAACATTAAGCCTAAACTTGATTAAATCAGGTACTTCGTTTAAGGCATTGGTTGACTAGTTTCTGCAATAGATTGCGACGAGTATCATCGTCTCTCAACGCGTTCCGAAGGGGAGTAATCAGCGCTCCCCTGTCTTTCCCTCGCTTCTTGGTTTCATAGCAGTTAGCAATCAGCTATATATTAAATCTTTGTGGACATACAATTAATTATGGTTCCATAAATTGCTGAAAGCTAACTGCCTTTTACATTCTAAATATTTGTGTCAGTTTAATGCTTTGATCGAAAAAAGTAAAAAGAATAAAATATATATTCTACCCTCTCATAAAGTGGTTAAAGCCTCTAAATTGATTTCTTGAATTGGGTAAAAATATTTTTCTCAAGACGCGAAGTGCAAGAAAAAAGGTGTCCTTATTTTAAACCCCTAAAATTTATTTATAGGGTTTACCTTATGCCTTCTCATAAATTATCTAAATTCTCCTTTTACAAACATAATAACTATGTCTAAGGATATCAAACCGG from Nostoc sp. UHCC 0926 includes these protein-coding regions:
- a CDS encoding CTB family bacteriocin, producing the protein MSHELFTDLSTEQQESVAGGAAVFEDTFYSLLKLKTATISPVYSMSGPGGSSVSGGGVQTLSLNLIKSGTSFKALVD
- a CDS encoding CTB family bacteriocin, giving the protein MFHNLFIDVTEEQQESVAGGAAVFEDTYYSLLKLKTATISPVYSKSGPGGSSVSGGGVQTLSLSLIKSGTSFKALVD